One genomic region from Candidatus Xiphinematobacter sp. encodes:
- the ilvE gene encoding branched-chain-amino-acid transaminase, whose product MKIHVDGTLYEEENAKISVFDHGLLYGDGVFEGIRFYNGRVFQLEAHIDRLFDSAHSICLKPPITKTGMQQALLETVRANQLQSGYIRLLLTRGIGNLGLNPEHCRLPAVIIIADCINLYPAEIYRRGLKVITCTTRRTTSTALSPMVKSLNYLNNILAKIEASQAGAEEGLMLNEWGYVAECTADNIFIVRKQGIVTPPVTAGALAGITRSVIFDLALDLGISLKEADITRHEVFVADECFLTGTAAEIIPVAMLDGRRIGVEVPGPITQRLSSEFHQLTRRVGTVIY is encoded by the coding sequence ATGAAGATCCACGTTGACGGTACCCTCTACGAAGAAGAGAATGCGAAAATCTCCGTGTTCGACCATGGCTTACTCTACGGAGATGGAGTTTTTGAGGGAATTCGATTCTATAACGGCAGAGTGTTCCAATTAGAGGCCCACATAGACCGCCTCTTTGACTCTGCCCATTCCATTTGCCTAAAACCCCCCATAACTAAGACGGGGATGCAACAAGCGCTGTTGGAGACCGTTCGGGCCAATCAGCTACAGAGCGGGTACATCCGACTACTTCTGACTAGGGGCATCGGCAACCTGGGACTTAACCCGGAACATTGCCGTCTCCCAGCGGTGATCATTATTGCTGACTGCATTAATCTATATCCAGCGGAGATTTACAGGAGGGGACTGAAGGTTATAACCTGCACAACTCGCAGGACGACCTCTACAGCGCTCAGCCCAATGGTTAAGTCTCTCAATTACCTCAACAATATTCTGGCCAAGATAGAGGCTTCCCAGGCTGGTGCTGAAGAAGGTCTTATGCTTAATGAGTGGGGGTACGTTGCGGAGTGTACGGCTGACAACATTTTCATCGTGAGAAAGCAGGGCATAGTTACCCCTCCGGTTACCGCTGGAGCGTTGGCAGGAATTACCCGTTCTGTCATCTTCGATCTAGCGTTAGATCTTGGAATTTCCCTAAAAGAAGCTGATATTACTCGCCATGAGGTTTTTGTGGCAGATGAGTGTTTTTTAACTGGAACCGCAGCGGAGATTATTCCAGTAGCAATGTTGGATGGCCGGAGAATAGGAGTGGAAGTACCTGGTCCCATAACGCAGCGTTTGAGCAGTGAATTCCATCAGTTGACACGAAGGGTAGGTACTGTGATTTACTGA
- a CDS encoding bifunctional nuclease family protein, with product MSKLVKEVKVRGVIPADSSCAVFLGNEEKTFVIYVDVGVGSAISMFLSSIQKDRPHTHDLVGLMLTAFSARVDRVIINQLKGTTYYGRLIIAAENELHQRRIIELDARPSDCIAMAAQQRAPIYVSQEVWDEVEDMSDVLHGIEEERRREGDQG from the coding sequence ATGAGCAAGCTAGTGAAGGAGGTGAAAGTGCGTGGGGTAATTCCGGCTGATAGCAGCTGTGCAGTTTTCCTTGGCAATGAGGAAAAAACTTTTGTGATCTATGTGGATGTCGGAGTGGGAAGTGCAATTAGCATGTTCCTTAGTAGCATCCAAAAAGATCGGCCGCATACACATGATCTTGTCGGACTCATGCTAACTGCTTTTAGTGCTCGCGTAGATCGGGTAATCATTAACCAACTTAAGGGAACCACCTATTATGGACGCTTGATCATTGCTGCTGAAAATGAGCTCCATCAGCGGAGGATCATTGAGCTAGATGCGCGCCCTAGCGATTGCATTGCGATGGCTGCGCAGCAACGCGCACCGATCTATGTCAGTCAGGAAGTTTGGGATGAGGTTGAAGACATGTCTGATGTTCTCCATGGCATAGAAGAGGAACGCCGTCGGGAGGGGGATCAGGGGTAA
- the hisF gene encoding imidazole glycerol phosphate synthase subunit HisF, whose translation MLAKRIIPCLDVNKGRVVKGRCFSALRDAGHPVECAKAYDAQGADELAFLDITASREGRPALLSLIEDVAEVCFVPLTVGGGIRSIDDVRAVLSSGADKVSINTSAVQTPYLIRDGAESFGSQCVVVAIDARHEPGFGWRVYSHGGSKPTPLEAVTWACRVADLGAGEILLTSMDADGTCSGYDCRLSKEVSQSVGIPVIASGGAGELAHLAQVLTEGGADAVLAASIFHFGKYTLQTVKEFLLSKGITVRPPRIAAK comes from the coding sequence ATGCTCGCAAAGCGCATTATTCCCTGCCTTGACGTCAACAAGGGTCGTGTGGTCAAGGGAAGGTGTTTTTCGGCGTTGAGAGATGCTGGCCATCCCGTTGAATGCGCTAAAGCATACGATGCGCAGGGGGCGGATGAGCTGGCTTTTCTGGACATTACTGCCTCTCGCGAGGGAAGGCCAGCCCTCCTCTCCTTAATAGAGGATGTGGCTGAGGTATGTTTTGTTCCCCTCACAGTAGGTGGTGGAATCCGGAGTATAGACGATGTGCGAGCTGTGCTCTCATCAGGAGCTGATAAGGTTAGTATAAACACCTCAGCCGTTCAAACTCCCTATTTGATCAGAGATGGCGCAGAGAGCTTTGGTTCGCAGTGTGTGGTGGTGGCGATTGATGCCCGGCATGAGCCAGGATTCGGTTGGCGCGTTTATTCCCATGGAGGGAGCAAGCCTACACCGTTGGAGGCAGTCACGTGGGCCTGTCGTGTGGCAGATCTGGGGGCAGGCGAGATTCTCTTAACCAGCATGGATGCAGACGGGACCTGCAGTGGCTATGACTGCAGGCTTAGCAAGGAGGTGAGCCAATCCGTTGGGATTCCGGTAATTGCTAGTGGGGGCGCTGGGGAACTGGCCCATCTGGCCCAGGTTCTGACAGAGGGTGGTGCCGACGCCGTCCTGGCTGCTAGCATCTTTCACTTTGGAAAATACACCCTCCAAACTGTCAAGGAGTTCCTTCTTTCCAAGGGGATCACGGTGCGGCCGCCCCGCATAGCAGCCAAATAA
- a CDS encoding malate dehydrogenase yields the protein MKKPIHVAVTGAAGRVGYSLLPRIVSGSLFGPSQPIILRLIEVPSALKSLEGILMELLDCAFPLLESVIATDDLDEGFRDVNWALLVGSMPRKVGMERKDLLSTNGKIFVKQGHAIQRNAAADVRVLVIGNPCNTNCLIAMSSARDIPNNRWFAMSRLDENRAKAQLAEKAGQHWREVTNVAVWGNHSSTLYPDFLNARIGGCLVCEVIPDMEWLRGDFIQSVQQRGSTIIHATGLSSAQSAAHAIVETIRSIAEPTSPGDWHSVSLSSDGSYGIEKGLVASFPVRSRGGCVEIVQGLQIDPFGRSKIATSISELTEERAVVAELLKS from the coding sequence TTGAAGAAGCCTATCCATGTTGCTGTCACCGGTGCCGCTGGCCGGGTTGGTTATTCCTTGCTCCCAAGAATCGTTTCAGGAAGTCTTTTCGGCCCTAGCCAGCCCATTATTCTACGGCTCATTGAGGTACCATCTGCCCTCAAGTCACTGGAAGGCATCCTTATGGAACTGCTCGATTGTGCTTTTCCCCTTCTGGAGAGTGTTATAGCTACTGATGACTTGGACGAGGGTTTCCGAGATGTAAATTGGGCGTTACTTGTGGGAAGTATGCCAAGAAAAGTTGGCATGGAACGCAAGGATCTATTGAGCACCAATGGGAAGATCTTCGTGAAGCAGGGACACGCTATTCAAAGGAATGCCGCAGCCGATGTCCGAGTACTAGTAATTGGTAATCCGTGTAATACGAATTGCCTAATTGCTATGAGTAGCGCGCGAGATATTCCTAATAATCGGTGGTTTGCGATGAGTCGACTCGATGAAAACCGTGCTAAGGCTCAACTTGCAGAAAAGGCTGGTCAACATTGGCGAGAGGTTACCAATGTCGCCGTCTGGGGCAACCATTCCAGCACATTATATCCAGACTTCCTGAATGCTCGCATTGGGGGTTGTTTAGTTTGCGAAGTCATTCCGGATATGGAATGGCTAAGGGGTGATTTTATTCAAAGTGTTCAGCAGCGAGGTAGCACCATTATTCATGCCACGGGGCTTTCTTCGGCGCAATCTGCTGCACACGCGATTGTGGAAACCATTCGTAGCATCGCTGAGCCAACGAGTCCCGGAGACTGGCATAGCGTATCTTTATCTTCGGACGGAAGTTACGGTATAGAGAAGGGCCTCGTTGCTTCCTTTCCTGTCCGTTCCAGAGGAGGCTGCGTGGAAATTGTCCAGGGTCTCCAGATAGACCCGTTTGGCCGGTCGAAAATAGCAACTAGTATAAGCGAGCTCACGGAGGAACGTGCGGTCGTTGCTGAGCTATTGAAGAGTTGA